A region from the Benincasa hispida cultivar B227 chromosome 12, ASM972705v1, whole genome shotgun sequence genome encodes:
- the LOC120068536 gene encoding protein C2-DOMAIN ABA-RELATED 7-like: MEHFLGLLRIRVLRGINLAVRDSRSSDPYVVVSMGDQRLKTRVVKNNCNPEWNDELTLSIADLRTRIGLSVFDKDTLTDHDKMGDAEIDIEPYIECLKMGLESLPDGCVVKRVYPSRTNNLADESQCVWHKGKIVQNMFLRLKNVECGEVAIQLEWIDVPGAKGLPVGGTSHY, encoded by the exons ATGGAACACTTTTTGGGTCTTCTTCGAATTCGGGTGCTGCGCGGTATTAATCTCGCTGTTCGTGATTCCCGTAGCAGCGATCCTTATGTTGTCGTCTCAATGGGCGACCAG AGGTTGAAGACCCGCGTGGTGAAAAATAATTGCAATCCTGAATGGAATGATGAGTTGACTCTTTCAATTGCAGATCTGAGGACTCGAATCGGTTTA TCAGTGTTTGACAAAGACACACTAACAGACCATGACAAAATGGGAGATGCCGAGATCGACATCGAACCATACATCGAGTGTTTGAAGATGGGACTGGAGAGCCTCCCAGATGGGTGTGTGGTTAAGAGAGTATATCCAAGCAGAACAAACAATTTAGCTGATGAGAGCCAATGTGTTTGGCACAAGGGGAAAATTGTACAGAACATGTTCCTGAGGTTGAAGAATGTAGAATGTGGGGAGGTGGCAATTCAACTCGAATGGATTGACGTTCCTGGTGCCAAGGGTTTGCCGGTCGGGGGTACGAGCCACTACTGA